GCCGACTCCACCGGCGAGCCCGTCGGCGAAGCGGTCTCGGCGCTCACGGTCGCCGACGCCGTCGACGACCGCTCGGGCGATGGCCTGTCGGGGTACAACTACGCCTACCTCGACGAACACACCAAACGCGAGGTGCGCAGGGCGGTCCTGAAGGGGATCGCGATCCCCGGCCACCAGGTCCCGTTCGCCTCGCGACCCATGCCGCTCGCCCGCGGTTGGGGCACCGGCGGTATCCAGGCCTCGCTGTCGCTGCTGGGCCCCGAGGACGCGTTCAAAGTCATCGACCAGGGGAGCGACGAGAGCGTCAACGCCGCCAACATCCGCCGGCTCGCGGAGACGACGGCCAACGTCGAGACCACGACCGACACGACCGAAGCCGACGTGGTCCAGACCCGCCACCGCATCCCCGAGGAGGTGCTGACCGACGAGCAGATCGTCGTGTTGCAGGTGCCGATCACCGACGCGCTCCGGTCGGTCGACTCCTCGGACGCCGCCAACCGCCGCCGCCACGCCCACGCCAACTACGGGAAGATGTGGGTCCACCTCTACGAGAACGTCGTCGAGTGGGGCGAGATCCAGATCGCCAGCCGCTACCCGACGATGGTCGCCGGCCGCTACCTCATGGACCCCTCGCCCATCCCCCGCTGGGACGTACCCAAACTCGACGATGCGGACAACCTCTTCGTCTTCGCCGCCGGCCGCGAGGCGCGTATCTACGCCGTCCCGCCCCACACCGAGGTCGAGCCGCTCGCCTTCGAGGACGAGTCCTTCCAGGTCGAGCGCTTCCCCGATCAGGGCTGCCGGTCCTGTGGCTCGACGGACACCTACCTCACGGAGATCGAGACCGACGACGGCGACCGGCTGTACGTCTGCAACGACACGAGCTTCTGCCTCAAGCGCCAGGACGACCCGGCGCTCGCGAAGGACCACCACCTCGATCG
This DNA window, taken from Halosimplex litoreum, encodes the following:
- a CDS encoding alpha-D-ribose 1-methylphosphonate 5-phosphate C-P-lyase PhnJ, which produces MTERSAEPTAASAGDGDASASDDTPAAADSTGEPVGEAVSALTVADAVDDRSGDGLSGYNYAYLDEHTKREVRRAVLKGIAIPGHQVPFASRPMPLARGWGTGGIQASLSLLGPEDAFKVIDQGSDESVNAANIRRLAETTANVETTTDTTEADVVQTRHRIPEEVLTDEQIVVLQVPITDALRSVDSSDAANRRRHAHANYGKMWVHLYENVVEWGEIQIASRYPTMVAGRYLMDPSPIPRWDVPKLDDADNLFVFAAGREARIYAVPPHTEVEPLAFEDESFQVERFPDQGCRSCGSTDTYLTEIETDDGDRLYVCNDTSFCLKRQDDPALAKDHHLDRSGVNWGPGTPGGPPFDEDPEDANGGETPVEDADSGESVDDAGGGPA